The following proteins are co-located in the Manihot esculenta cultivar AM560-2 chromosome 9, M.esculenta_v8, whole genome shotgun sequence genome:
- the LOC110623307 gene encoding transcriptional regulatory protein AlgP-like — MHGPKLSDVVNQESSITPFTLKNFFSREYLDTPLYHIRAPYRNERIVLPDPPPSASDAPMDKIKPPKNFTLSQESMNAALDAFRAGRSMGEATQEVAQVISSRSAGRPAAPALAPSLASRPSSKGPHSRASKPSGCNKPRAASRPPAASQSRQSSVLTSSELAVTREQRGVVLPTGAEVTLATTDAPPKSAEAVPTEGVVSRDGGAVALASEVAPAVEEEAGPTGGVISKGEVRSGSASAASRPQEATVGDVVAPRGVASKRALPSDAPAAAPAPKRGHYSSVPGKRCRRDTEGASTREQVAFRSRTRGELGDIIREMLLMVTGLFMEVDARDQSLRDSVDHRIEEARLEENLAATSDVRGNLAAVREHAKSL, encoded by the exons AAAGCTTTCCGACGTTGTTAACCAAGAGTCCAGTATCACTCCATTCAccctaaaaaatttcttttcacgGGAGTATCTGGATACTCCCCTTTACCACATTCGAGCTCCTTATCGCAACGAGAGGATCGTCcttcccgatcctcctcctTCCG cttctgacgcTCCTATGGACAAGATCAAGCCCCCGAAGAACTTTACCTTATCTCAGGAGAGCATGAACGCCGCCTTAGATGCCTTCCGAGCTGGGCGTTCGATGGGCGaggctactcaggaggtggCCCAGGTCATTTCCTCTAGGTCGGCAGGCCGACCTGCTGCCCCAGCTCTAGCCCCTTCACTGGCTTCTAGGCCGAGCTCCAAAGGCCCACACTCGAGGGCTTCCAAGCCTTCCGGTTGCAACAAACCCCGGGCTGCTTCTCGACCTCCTGCAGCTTCCCAGTCCAGACAGTCTTCCGTTCTAACCTCATCAGAGCTCGCCGTGACCAGGGAACAACGTGGGGTCGTGCTACCTACAGGGGCCGAGGTCACTCTTGCTACCACGGATGCTCCCCCAAAGAGTGCTGAGGCTGTCCCCACTGAGGGTGTGGTGTCCAGGGATGGAGGCGCAGTTGCCTTGGCGAGCGAGGTTGCTCCCGCCGTGGAGGAAGAAGCAGGGCCTACTGGTGGGGTCATTTCAAAAGGCGAGGTCAGGTCCGGATCAGCCTCTGCTGCTTCTCGTCCTCAGGAGGCTACTGTCGGTGATGTTGTTGCCCCTAGAGGGGTCGCTAGCAAGCGAGCCCTTCCATCTGATGCTCCTGCTGCAGCTCCTGCCCCCAAGAG AGGACATTACTCATCAGTCCCCGGCAAACGTTGTCGCAGAGATACTGAGGGAGC TTCTACTAGAGAGCAAGTAGCGTTCCGATCTCGGACTCGAGGGGAGCTTGGAGATAtaatcagggagatgcttcttATG GTGACGGGTctcttcatggaggtggatgcccgtgaccAGTCTCTCCGAGACTCTGTGGATCACCGGATCGAAGAGGCTCGCCTCGAAGAGAATCTGGCTGCCACCAGTGATGTCCGGGGTAATCTTGCGGCGGTCCGGGAGCATGCGAAGTCCCTATAG
- the LOC122724515 gene encoding cold-regulated 413 plasma membrane protein 2-like, with product MLTSLLVPYIFFSLSAAIFNLLRGEVGKWIAFIAVVLRLFFPRHFPVKQEHKTERKNGCYFIITITAGERRKKADHRAEKREERIWV from the exons ATGCTAACCTCACTCCTAGTCCCTTACATTTTCTTTAGTCTTTCTGCAGCaatatttaatttgttaag AGGGGAGGTCGGGAAATGGATTGCTTTCATTGCAGTGGTGCTCAGGCTTTTCTTTCCTCGACACTTCCCAG TTAAACAAGAACACAAAACAGAGAGAAAAAATGGGTGTTATTTCATCATCACCATCACTGCAG GAGAAAGAAGGAAGAAAGCCGATCACAGAgcagagaagagagaagagaggatTTGGGTTTAA